The nucleotide sequence GCCTGCTCGGCCTGGGCGGCCCGCAGTTGCGACACGCCGCCGCCGGCGACGTGTTGCGGACCGTGGTGGCCGGCGACGACCCGCTGCGGGACGCGCGCCGGCGGGTGCGCACCGAGGGCGAGGTCGTGCTGCACACGCCCGGCGCCGGCGACGTGCCCGTGCGGCTGCGCACCTGGAGGGTCGGCCGGCCGGCATGGTTGCTGGTGACGCTGAACGACCTGACCCGCTTGCGCCGCATGCAGCACGAGCTGCGTCGCAACGAGCGCCTGGCGACGCTCGGCCAGCTCGCCGCCGGTGTCGCGCACGAGATTCGCAATCCGCTCGCGGGGATCGGCACGAGCGCGCAGGTCCTGCTCAAGCGCTTCGAACCTCGCGACGACCGGGCGCGATTCGCGCAGGTGATCCTCGACGAGGTCGCACGCCTCGACCGCATCGTCACCAGCCTGCTGCAGTACGCGCGCCCGCGCACGCCCGAGTTGCGCGCCGCCTCGCTGGCGGAGTGCGTGGAGCGCGTGCTCGCGCTCGCAGCGGAGTCGATCCAGGGGGCGCGCGTGGAGGTCGAGGTGGAGGTGGCGCCACGCCTGCCGGACGTCTACATTGACCCCGACCTGGTGACGCAGGTCCTGCTCAACGTCACGCTGAACGCGGTGCAGGCGATGCCGGCGGGCGGGACGCTCCGCTACGAGGTGCGGCGCGTTCGCAGCCGCACGCCGTCACGCGGTGCCGGCCGCCGCGCCGGCGACCGCCCCCGCGGTCGCGCGCTCCGGCCGGGCTGGGTCGCACACGAGCAGGTGCGCGTGATCGACACCGGCGTCGGCATCCCGCGCGGCGTGCTCGAGAAGATGTTCGACCCGTTCTTCACGACCAAGGCCCGGGGCACCGGGCTGGGACTGAGCATCTCGCAGACGATCATGCAGGAGCACGGCGGTTCCATCTCCGTGGACAGTCGCGAGGCCCGCGGCACCACGGTCCTCCTCAACTTCCCGCTGGAGAAACGTCATGGCGAAAGGCGACAGCCCGACGCGCGTGCAGTCCGCCCAGACGCTGCTCATCGTCGATGACGAGCGGTCGCTCCGCTTCAGCATCGGCGAGTGGGCGCGCGACGCCGGCTACGCCCCGCTCGAAGCCGCCGGCAGCCGTGAAGCCCTCGCCGCCGTGCGGGAGCAGGGCGTGGACGCGGTGCTGCTCGATCTCAAGCTCGGCGAGGAGGACGGCCTCAAGGTCCTGAAGGCGCTGCGCGAAGTGGACCCGGCCATGCCGGTCGTCATGCTCACCGGCCACGGCACGGTCGAGCACGCCGTGCGCGCGATCAAGATGGGCGCCTACGATTTCATGCTCAAGCCGCCCGACCTCGATCACCTCGGAGTCGTGCTCGAGCGCGCGCTCGAGCACGCGCGGCTGAAGCGCGAGGTGGACCACCTGCGCGCCACCGCGCCGAGCGCCCAGCCGATCGTGGGGGAGAGCGAGGCGCTCACGCGCGCGCTCGGCCGCCTCGAGCGCGCGGCCCGGAGCGGAACCTCCACCGTGCTCATCCGCGGCGAGACGGGCTCCGGCAAGGAGCTGATGGCCCGCTTTCTCCATTCCCGGAGCGCGCGCGCCGCGGGACCCTTCATCGAGCTCAATTGCAGCGCCATCCCCGAGCAGCTTCTCGAGAGTGAGCTCTACGGCCACGAGAAGGGCGCGTTCACGGACGCGAAGCGCTTCCGCAAGGGACTGTTCGAGCTGGCCGACGGCGGCACACTGCTGCTGGACGAGATCGGCGAGATGGCGCCGCAGCTGCAGGCGAAGCTCTTGCGCGTGCTCGAGACCCGGACCTTTCGCCGGGTGGGCGGTCACGTGGATATCACCGTGGACGTGCGCGTGGTCGCCGCGACCCACCGCGATCTGCCGAAGATGGTCGCGGACGGACGATTCCGCGAGGACCTCTACTTCCGCCTCAACGTGGTTCCCGTCGAGATTCCTCCGCTGCGCGAACGCACGAGCGACATCGCGACCCTCGCCGAGCACTTCGTGCAGCGATTCTGCCGCGAGCTCGGCCGCCCGCCCGCGAAGCTGCATCCGGCCGCGCTGGCGACGATGAAGGCCT is from Candidatus Eisenbacteria bacterium and encodes:
- a CDS encoding PAS domain-containing protein, encoding MTRRAPRARSAPPWEALVRALMEDAETGVLVLDPDSRVRAANAAVERLLGLGGPQLRHAAAGDVLRTVVAGDDPLRDARRRVRTEGEVVLHTPGAGDVPVRLRTWRVGRPAWLLVTLNDLTRLRRMQHELRRNERLATLGQLAAGVAHEIRNPLAGIGTSAQVLLKRFEPRDDRARFAQVILDEVARLDRIVTSLLQYARPRTPELRAASLAECVERVLALAAESIQGARVEVEVEVAPRLPDVYIDPDLVTQVLLNVTLNAVQAMPAGGTLRYEVRRVRSRTPSRGAGRRAGDRPRGRALRPGWVAHEQVRVIDTGVGIPRGVLEKMFDPFFTTKARGTGLGLSISQTIMQEHGGSISVDSREARGTTVLLNFPLEKRHGERRQPDARAVRPDAAHRR
- a CDS encoding sigma-54-dependent Fis family transcriptional regulator, which encodes MAKGDSPTRVQSAQTLLIVDDERSLRFSIGEWARDAGYAPLEAAGSREALAAVREQGVDAVLLDLKLGEEDGLKVLKALREVDPAMPVVMLTGHGTVEHAVRAIKMGAYDFMLKPPDLDHLGVVLERALEHARLKREVDHLRATAPSAQPIVGESEALTRALGRLERAARSGTSTVLIRGETGSGKELMARFLHSRSARAAGPFIELNCSAIPEQLLESELYGHEKGAFTDAKRFRKGLFELADGGTLLLDEIGEMAPQLQAKLLRVLETRTFRRVGGHVDITVDVRVVAATHRDLPKMVADGRFREDLYFRLNVVPVEIPPLRERTSDIATLAEHFVQRFCRELGRPPAKLHPAALATMKAYAWPGNVRELRNVIERVVLLEADEDILPEHLPAELAHAGGSGGTVARGEPFPAGKVRPLVEIEKLAIEHALEVCGGNKTRAASLLGISRQTLRTKLSEFALGDDAEEADPGE